The DNA region TCAACAGATCTGGATAATGACCaaattttacacatttattaaagttaacatGTAAATGAGAAGCCAAACTCAAAGCCAAATTACATTGATAGTAATTTTTACTCAATAATTCCATAAatcgctgttttttttaatttaatgatataaaattgctTACTACTTCGTAGGGAGTTATATTTTCAAACGAAAATTCTACCTCATTTTCGAACGCAACGCTTCGGAAAAGTAAACATAGGCCGTCACTGGGTGAGGCATGAAGTCTATTAGTGGTATTTACTTGAATATTAGGAGGCTGGACTTATAACATTCCCTTTTATATTAAGGTCTTACATTGCCCtgcatcaaatttaattttgtctgtCTCTGAACTTATAATGTCCTAATTAGTTTTCATGATATTTTtaggtacaattatttttaagcataaTAATTTGGCATATTTGTAAAAAACCATCAAGTATTATTTTCTGTCACGACTCGTTGCGACCTAGTGCACGATGTTAGGACGATATCCTAAACCTGAGGTAGGTTCCAATAGCAATGCAAAAAGTTTAATCCAGACAGTTGAACAATACAAGAATAAAAATCAgcgttcattttataataaagattttatttttgtttaaattgatatcaatattaataaacaataaataataacaacagaCAACAATAACATAAGTTTCGTTGGTTTTTGAACGATTTCTCAAATCTTGTAGTTGTTAACACTAATCCGGTCACAGTTCACTCAACAGTAATATCGTGCTATTCTTCAAGTTGTTTTCAAAGGTACTTCGCTAGGTAGTATTTGTAGGCACTTATCCGAACGAATACGTCTGGAACTCCATGCGCGCAGGCCAAACCCCATGATACGATACCCACTTGTCGCAAATCTAACGTCACCAGAGGGCTGCCAGAGTCACCCTAAAGACAGAAGTAGGCATTAGGTGTTACCGAAagacaatatatacataatacaaataaataaaccaagaaAGTTGCATATCTCACATTGCACATGCCATGTCCAACGGAGTGCAGCGTACAAATCTCAACCTCGGGGTGGACCGGAGGTGTCGAGCCGACAATGATGGAGGCCTTCTTCCAATCCTTGATACATTGTGGACCAGAGATCGTGTTCACGTGTAACATTTGCAAATGATACGGGATATCACCCCAGgccttaaacaaaaaattatgtattaaccgaattgcttatttaaatattttacaatatatcgaCGGCTCTTCTGCattcttacaaaaaataaaagtctaGAAAATGGGTTGTCTGATGGTAACTGGTCATCTCCACCAATCGAATAAAGTTCCTTACACATTAAAACAAGCGAAAATAATCTGGGATATTGTATCCCTGCCGAGAAGGAAACTGTACTCTTACCTCAACACGGCCCCACCCTGTAACAAAGCTCTTAACGCCACCACTTATCCACCCGAAATTCAGAGCTATGGGACCGACGCGCTCGCTGTACACGATCTTCTCAGTAGTTTTAAGGACGCCAATGTCATTTTTCAGGGTACCCCAGTCCCAATGGGGATGGATATCATAATCAGAAAACTTTATGTATTGTGACGAATTCCAGTGGTGCGAACCGATTACTCCCCTGAATTGTCTGTAAAATACATATTGCTGCAATGAATATTACCTAAGATGCTGtgctaaacattttttacaggCGTTGTTTGCCAATAACTAACAATTTGACAATACTCACGGCAACAACTCTCCCCAGACAACAAAGGGTTCAATACAGTGGGCAGCGCTCAATACATATCGTGTACTGATGATGGATCCGCCGCACATTAATGCCTTCACGTAATATCAAGTCACGAGCGCTACCATGTACTTCCCGTAACCTTCGGGGGCGTCTTGCCCGCCCACTATACGAGATGTCAAAAATTGTTTAACATCATACTGAGGCTGCGCTGATTCAAGAGGATGTCCTGAAATttgtattaacatatatttaaaacaataattctttttatacatatataaatactaaacaaatgtatatatttttgtaaagcaTTTACCATTCGTAGCTTGGAAAAGGATCACAAAAGTAATAGCTAATTTGGTAAACATGTTTGTATGTTTCAATAGAAAACGATTTGTGACCTATTTTTTAATTgcctagtatttatataaaacattataattgatTATCAATTCGATAATGATTAAGAGTTAATTAAACTTTACCTCCCTTGACTT from Vanessa atalanta chromosome 14, ilVanAtal1.2, whole genome shotgun sequence includes:
- the LOC125068602 gene encoding chymotrypsin-1-like, translated to MCGGSIISTRYVLSAAHCIEPFVVWGELLPQFRGVIGSHHWNSSQYIKFSDYDIHPHWDWGTLKNDIGVLKTTEKIVYSERVGPIALNFGWISGGVKSFVTGWGRVEAWGDIPYHLQMLHVNTISGPQCIKDWKKASIIVGSTPPVHPEVEICTLHSVGHGMCNGDSGSPLVTLDLRQVGIVSWGLACAHGVPDVFVRISAYKYYLAKYL